The DNA region CGCATCCGCCGCCTGCAAGCCGGGAACGATTTCGCCGGCGGCGAAGACCTGGATCTGGAATTTGTTATCGGTCGCTTCGGCCACCGCTTTGGCGAAGATCTCGGCGGCGCCATAAATCGTGTCGAGCGATTTCGGGAAGCTCGACGTTAAACGCCATTTGAGCTCCGGCATCGACTGCGCGATGGCTGGCGCTGCGATCGTACCGGCGGCGGCGGCCCCAAGGCCCGCCGTCTTCAGGAATTGACGACGCTTCATTCCCACTTCCTCCGTCTGGATGTTTCCTCTGGTGGGCCCTGTTGGCCGGGCCGCCTATTCCCGTCTCTTTGGCGGGTATTGGAACCATGACGGAGCATTTACGCAGAATCCAGTGTAAAATAGCTCGACCAAAGTCGCAGGGGGGACGCGCAGGCCGGAAACGACTTGGGGCCGGCTATCCGCCGGCCCCTTCGTCATCCGTTGCTTCTCACTCAGCCTTTGGTGCGGCTGCGGATCTGGAAGCTGTCGAAGGAATATTCCGCGACCTGCCACCACAGATACTCGTCGTTGCGGTAGGCCTGCATCGAGTCGAGCACTTTCTTGTAATCGGGGTTGGTCGCCGCGGTCTCCGCATTCACCTCGTTGGATGCCTTGAGGCACGCTTCCATCACGCCCATGCTGAACGGGCGCAGTTGCACGCCATGCGCGACAAGGCGTTTAAGCGCCTGCGGATTGCGTGCGTCGTAGCGCGCGGTCTGCTCGACGTTGACCGCGCCCGCAGCCGCCCTGATCACCGACTGATAGTTCTTCGGAAGCGAATTCCACTTGGCGAGGTTGATCTGCAAGTGGTTGGTCGTGCCGCCCTCCCACCAACCCGGATAGTAATAGTACTTGGTGACCTTATAGAAACCGAGCTTCTCGTCGTCGTAGGGACCGACCCATTCGGCTGCGTCGATCGTGCCCTTCTCCAGCGCCGGATAGATATCGCCGGCCGCGAGTTGCTGCGGGATCAAGCCGAGCTTCTGCAACGTCTTGCCGGCCCAGCCACCGATGCGCATCTTGAGGCCGCTGAAGTCGCCCGGCTCCTTGATCTCCTTGTTGAACCAGCCGCCCATCTGACAGCCGGTGTTACCCATCAGGAGATTGTACGTGTTGTACTTGGCGCCGAACTCATCCATCAGCTTCTGACCGTCGCCTTCATAGAACCAGGCGTTCTGCTGACGCGTGTTGAGACCGAACGGCACGGCGCAGAACAGCGCCCATGTCGGATCCTTGCCGATGTAATAGTAGTAAGCCGTGTGCCCCATCTCGACCGTGCCGTTCTGCACCGCGTCGAGCGTCTGCAAACCCGGAACGATTTCGCCCGCGGCGAAGGTTTGAATTTGAAATTTGCCGTCGGTCGCGTCGGAGACGTACTTCGCGAAGCTTTCACAAGATCCGTACAAGGTATCGAGCGACTTCGGCCAACTGGCCGTAAGCCGCCATCTCAATTCCGGCATCGATTGCGCAATAGCCGGCTTGGCAATGGCTGCAGCGGCGGCGCCCGCTCCCAGCGCCGCAATGAATTGACGACGTTTCATGGGTGGCTCCCTAGGATCGTTGTTTTGACGAGACCGTAGTCTCGACAGGGCTCTTTTCGCCCCGCGCAAGCATGATCCTCCGCCCTCGGGAAATCCAGGCCGCCGATGCAAAAAGCCCCCGTCCGGAAGCCGGACGGGGGCTGCAAAATGCCCAAATGCTGGGCGTTTAGCCGTGCGAGCGCATACGCACCATGAAGGCGTCGAAGCCGAGCTCGGCGACCTGCCACCACAGATAAGCGTCGCCGCGGAAGGCGACCATGCTGTCGTAGACCTTCTTGAAATCGGCGTTCTTGGCGCCGACTTCGTTATAGGTGTCGGTCGCCGCCTTATAGGAAGCTTCCATCACCGGCTGCGGGAACGGACGCAGCTGCGCGCCGGACGCGACGAGGCGCTTCACAGCCTGCGGGTTCACGGCATCGTACTTGGCCTGCATCCAGGTGTGCGCCTGCTCGGAGGCCGCGCGCACGATCGCCTGATAGTTCTTCGGCAGCGCGTTCCACTTATCGAGATTGATGAAGTTGTGCAGCATGGCGCCGCCTTCCCACCAACCCGGATAGTAGTAGTATTTTGCGACCTTGACGAAGCCGAGCTTCTCGTCGTCGTAGGGACCGACCCATTCGACCGCGTCGATGGTGCCCTTCTCCAGCGCCGGATAGATGTCGCCGCCGGCAAGCTGCTGCGGCACCGCACCCATCTTCGAGAAGATCTGGCCGTTGAAACCGGCGGTGCGGAATTTCAAACCCTTAATGTCGTCGACGGTCTTGATCTCCTTGCGGAACCAGCCGCCCATCTGCGTGCCGGTGTTGCCGGCCGGGAGAGCGATATAGTTGTATTTCTTATAGAACTCGTTGGCGAGATCGAGCGCGCCGCCGAAATGCATCCACGAGGTCTGCATGCGCGAGTTCAGGCCGAACGGCTGCGCGGTGAACAGCGCAAAGGTCGGGTCCTTGCCGACATAGTAATAAGACGCGGTGTGGCACATCTCGACAGTGCCATTGGTCACGGCATCGGCAGCCTGCAGGCCGGGCACGATTTCGCCGGCGGCAAAGACCTGAATCTGAAACTTGTTGTCGGTCGCTTCGGCCACCGTCTTGGCGAACACTTCGGCGGCGCCGTAGATCGTGTCGAGCGACTTGGGGAAGCTCGAGGTCAGGCGCCACTT from Pseudolabrys taiwanensis includes:
- a CDS encoding TRAP transporter substrate-binding protein; translated protein: MKRRQFIAALGAGAAAAAIAKPAIAQSMPELRWRLTASWPKSLDTLYGSCESFAKYVSDATDGKFQIQTFAAGEIVPGLQTLDAVQNGTVEMGHTAYYYYIGKDPTWALFCAVPFGLNTRQQNAWFYEGDGQKLMDEFGAKYNTYNLLMGNTGCQMGGWFNKEIKEPGDFSGLKMRIGGWAGKTLQKLGLIPQQLAAGDIYPALEKGTIDAAEWVGPYDDEKLGFYKVTKYYYYPGWWEGGTTNHLQINLAKWNSLPKNYQSVIRAAAGAVNVEQTARYDARNPQALKRLVAHGVQLRPFSMGVMEACLKASNEVNAETAATNPDYKKVLDSMQAYRNDEYLWWQVAEYSFDSFQIRSRTKG
- a CDS encoding TRAP transporter substrate-binding protein, with product MKRRQFLGAASAGLAAAAIAKPAIAQSAPELKWRLTSSFPKSLDTIYGAAEVFAKTVAEATDNKFQIQVFAAGEIVPGLQAADAVTNGTVEMCHTASYYYVGKDPTFALFTAQPFGLNSRMQTSWMHFGGALDLANEFYKKYNYIALPAGNTGTQMGGWFRKEIKTVDDIKGLKFRTAGFNGQIFSKMGAVPQQLAGGDIYPALEKGTIDAVEWVGPYDDEKLGFVKVAKYYYYPGWWEGGAMLHNFINLDKWNALPKNYQAIVRAASEQAHTWMQAKYDAVNPQAVKRLVASGAQLRPFPQPVMEASYKAATDTYNEVGAKNADFKKVYDSMVAFRGDAYLWWQVAELGFDAFMVRMRSHG